The following are encoded in a window of Torulaspora globosa chromosome 4, complete sequence genomic DNA:
- the RTT106 gene encoding Rtt106p (ancestral locus Anc_2.45) → MDPFLEKLPDELRSKVIGVVNIVPESLPVFEQLYMHASENADQARKVRKLDGEEGQLENTAPDKNQIIFSIKDASVLSPIRKKLNFILHLSPQTGKPMLSLLKNGKPELTIKDLRTNIKMATFLPVAEKQNYIYIFISYENSVSGKYTEPILMTLNKNALLEQFKESGLLDSSVDDFSNCVEYMRKQAILAGFRISDPFFSSQRAANESFHVECHRGTKEGTLYFLPDHLIFGFKKPILLFQSVDIEAITYSSITRLTFNVTLITKGEQKFEFSMIDQNEFAKIDEYVKRKQVKDKSMSAELKAKSKSKGGQQNNEGDNVPSALEEAAQQMENEATAPNIRLGSDDDEEDENFEGESDLSDGSGVESEAEENGEDIELNGAERDDVLSDNRQFAVENEQSQTVGSTADIGLEDIPIEVDDDEEGSGVEYG, encoded by the coding sequence ATGGATCCATTCTTGGAAAAGTTGCCCGATGAACTACGATCAAAGGTTATTGGCGTAGTGAACATTGTGCCGGAATCACTGCCAGTCTTCGAACAGCTATATATGCATGCCTCTGAGAATGCTGATCAAGCCAGGAAGGTGAGGAAACTTGACGGTGAAGAAGGCCAATTGGAAAATACAGCTCCCGATAAGAACCAGATAATTTTTTCCATTAAGGATGCATCTGTCCTTTCTCCAATACGAAAGAAGTTGAACTTCATATTGCATTTGTCCCCACAGACAGGGAAACCTATGCTATcgttgttgaaaaatggtaAGCCAGAGTTGACGATCAAAGACTTGAGGACAAATATTAAGATGGCTACCTTCCTTCCGGTAGCTGAGAAGCAGAACTACATTTACATCTTTATCAGTTACGAAAATTCGGTTAGTGGTAAGTATACGGAACCGATTTTAATGACTTTGAATAAAAATGCGCTACTTGAGCAGTTTAAGGAATCTGGCCTTCTGGATTCTTCGGTTGATGATTTCTCAAATTGTGTCGAGTATATGAGGAAACAGGCTATCTTAGCAGGATTCAGAATCTCAGACCCGTTCTTTTCCAGTCAAAGAGCAGCAAATGAGTCTTTCCATGTCGAGTGCCATAGGGGAACCAAAGAGGGCACTCTGTATTTTCTACCCGACCATTTGATCTTCGGTTTCAAAAAGCCTATACTACTTTTCCAATCCGTAGACATTGAGGCGATAACATACTCTTCTATTACAAGATTAACGTTCAACGTAACTTTAATCACTAAAGGCGAGCAGAAGTTCGAATTTTCGATGATTGATCAGAATGAATTTGCCAAAATTGACGAATATgtgaagagaaagcaaGTGAAGGATAAATCGATGTCTGCGGAATTAAAGGCAAAGTCGAAAAGTAAGGGAGGCCAACAGAACAACGAAGGTGACAATGTACCTTCTGCGCTTGAAGAGGCTGCTCAGCAAAtggaaaatgaagcaaCTGCTCCAAATATCAGACTGGGTTCggatgatgacgaagaagacgagaaTTTTGAAGGCGAAAGTGATTTGTCAGATGGAAGCGGTGTAGAGTCGGAGGCTGAGGAAAATGGCGAAGACATTGAGCTGAACGGCGCCGAGCGTGATGACGTGCTTTCGGATAATAGGCAATTTGCAGTAGAAAATGAACAGTCACAGACAGTGGGTAGCACCGCAGACATCGGGTTGGAGGATATACCGATAGAGGTggacgacgatgaagaaggctctGGCGTGGAATACGGCTGA
- the SPS18 gene encoding Sps18p (ancestral locus Anc_2.46), protein MSEWKVDPDNRRRLLQLQKLGANKKCVDCGAPNPQWASPKFGVFICLECAGIHRSLGVHISFVRSITMDQFKPEELVRMEKGGNEAFEEYMSSHNVDLSLPHKAKYDNPIAEDYKRKLTCEVTGEPFTEAEHPDFDPASLANQQPEVKTAAAGVENRQQTPIKSRRSATPKSSLEQRTRNETFFEEMGKKNQSKPENLPPSQGGKYQGFGNTPVNDASNGNGARGQASNTLSLDNFQKDPLGTFAKGWGLFSSAVTKSFEEVNESVIKPGYQQWQSGELSEDTRRAAAQFGQKVQETSHYGMQAFSSFTKNMQQHYMGDNLHENSPYSHLSQVDSQEGLANDQETYAAKSNEKSKKPAADEWDEF, encoded by the coding sequence ATGTCCGAGTGGAAGGTAGATCCAGATAACAGAAGGAGGCTGCTACAACTACAAAAGCTCGGTGCTAATAAGAAATGCGTGGACTGCGGAGCACCAAACCCTCAATGGGCTTCTCCCAAGTTCGGGGTTTTTATCTGTCTCGAATGTGCCGGAATTCATCGGAGCTTAGGGGTCCATATCTCGTTTGTGAGATCAATCACGATGGATCAATTCAAGCCGGAAGAGCTGGTCCGGATGGAGAAAGGTGGCAATGAGGCGTTTGAAGAGTACATGAGCTCTCACAATGTTGATCTGTCGCTGCCACACAAGGCCAAGTACGATAACCCGATCGCGGAGGACTATAAACGCAAGTTGACTTGCGAGGTGACCGGTGAGCCGTTTACGGAAGCCGAGCACCCGGATTTCGATCCTGCATCGCTGGCCAACCAGCAGCCGGAGGTTAAAACGGCCGCCGCCGGTGTTGAAAATCGGCAACAGACACCAATAAAGTCCAGACGCTCAGCAACGCCGAAGAGCTCTCTCGAACAGAGGACAAGAAACGAAACTTTCTTTGAGGAAATGGGGAAAAAGAATCAAAGTAAGCCAGAAAACTTGCCACCGTCTCAAGGCGGCAAGTACCAAGGCTTTGGCAACACCCCTGTCAACGATGCTTCAAACGGCAATGGAGCTAGAGGTCAAGCTTCTAACACATTAAGCTTGGATAATTTCCAGAAGGATCCCTTGGGAACTTTTGCCAAAGGATGGGGGCTGTTCTCCTCCGCCGTCACTAAGTCGTTTGAAGAGGTGAACGAATCTGTCATCAAACCCGGTTATCAGCAATGGCAGTCAGGCGAGCTATCTGAAGACACTAGACgtgctgctgctcaattcGGACAGAAGGTTCAAGAAACAAGTCATTATGGCATGCAGGCTTTTTCGTCTTTCACGAAAAACATGCAACAGCACTACATGGGAGACAACCTGCACGAGAATTCGCCGTATTCCCACTTGTCACAGGTCGATTCTCAAGAAGGGCTGGCGAACGACCAAGAAACTTACGCTGCAAAATCAAATGAGAAGTCCAAAAAacctgctgctgatgaatGGGACGAGTTTTGA
- the GCR2 gene encoding Gcr2p (ancestral locus Anc_2.50), producing the protein MSELDFRSLSNQVISGTGMMHHQTKLDVFIIRAYKLLSSGSIINSNTLQSVTNSPQTTSATPAGSSATNVSSSVSSQNGGSGNNNVNTTNGMGPNNSIRYQYSQLFGKISKLYNATISTGAIDDRSTSPKSAIELYQRFQQIIKELELSYEVSPYSRYFQRLDQGLWQIRDDVELKSDRLWDLVSASIFSTYDPRTGQIITQGRRKTGGSLAASTKGSPTELLNNTGNNSSTINKPQANMAARNETVNPTLNSMMMDASLPQQLQRRLQTISQDINSRSLNGYYTQPTSPGQGGGYGFGLDNDATLYNPSTFSNTNAGTSWKRRSLGSLAENALDDEAVEELLQLTNTTKRQRTETPVNLHNAATTGAVANAANNLKTRQTNEHTSGPIMNSTATNVSRSATTIPPTMNDFTNSTATNNTMNPVNDNLTFNDSMNNALVAGDTLVRQLKDTYDTLVSEKNQRIIQLEREVELQRQETQWLRKMLIEDMGCVRSLLKDLRR; encoded by the coding sequence ATGAGTGAACTCGATTTTAGGTCTCTTTCGAACCAAGTGATCTCGGGTACGGGTATGATGCACCATCAGACCAAGCTCGATGTGTTTATCATCAGGGCTTACAAGTTACTCTCGAGCGGGTCGATTATAAACAGCAATACTCTACAAAGCGTGACGAACTCGCCGCAGACGACATCGGCTACACCCGCGGGATCGTCAGCCACAAACGTCAGCAGTAGCGTGTCAAGCCAGAACGGCGGCAGCGGGAATAACAACGTGAATACAACCAACGGAATGGGACCCAATAACAGCATTCGATACCAGTATTCGCAGCTGTTTGGCAAGATATCGAAGCTGTACAATGCGACCATCTCGACGGGGGCGATCGACGACCGATCGACGTCGCCGAAGTCGGCCATAGAGCTGTATCAGCGATTTCAGCAGATCataaaagagctggaaCTGAGCTACGAAGTGAGCCCCTACAGCAGATATTTTCAGAGGCTCGATCAGGGCCTGTGGCAGATAAGAGACGATGTAGAACTGAAGTCCGATAGACTTTGGGATTTGGTATCGGCAAGCATTTTCTCTACGTACGATCCCAGAACCGGCCAAATTATCACTCAGGGACGCAGGAAAACAGGTGGCTCTCTGGCGGCCTCTACCAAAGGCTCACCGACAGAGCTGCTGAATAACACCGGCAATAACAGCAGCACGATAAATAAACCACAGGCCAACATGGCCGCGCGCAATGAGACAGTCAATCCAACACTAAACAGCATGATGATGGACGCGTCCCTACCGCAGCAGCTGCAAAGAAGGCTCCAGACCATATCCCAGGACATAAACTCAAGGTCGTTGAACGGCTACTATACACAACCAACAAGTCCCGGTCAAGGCGGCGGATACGGATTTGGTCTTGATAATGACGCAACCCTGTACAACCCGAGTACGTTCAGTAACACAAACGCGGGGACTTCCTGGAAGAGGAGGTCTTTGGGATCACTGGCAGAGAATGCCCTCGACGATGAGgcagttgaagaactgctgcAACTCACCAATACCACGAAGCGGCAAAGAACAGAGACTCCGGTGAACTTACACAACGCGGCAACGACCGGAGCCGTTGCCAACGCAGCAAATAATCTCAAAACAAGACAAACTAATGAGCATACTTCTGGGCCGATTATGAACTCGACTGCGACCAACGTCTCACGCAGCGCCACAACAATACCCCCTACAATGAATGACTTCACAAATTCAACGGCCACGAACAACACCATGAACCCCGTTAACGATAACTTAACTTTTAATGACAGTATGAACAATGCATTGGTTGCTGGTGATACGCTGGTGCGACAGCTTAAGGACACCTACGATACGCTAGTCTCGGAAAAGAATCAGCGGATCATTCAACTCGAAAGAGAAGTGGAACTGCAAAGACAGGAAACTCAATGGCTCCGCAAGATGCTCATAGAAGACATGGGGTGCGTCAGGAGTCTTTTGAAGGATCTTAGAAGGTAA
- the PSY2 gene encoding Psy2p (ancestral locus Anc_2.48) — translation MSRANGLDGGVSSRGETVVRDTEPRRVKAYVLENNEWKDTGTGFCIGKVDGEDGEGGSRGAFLVVTNEEASREVLLRSRLEGNIEYQRQEETLIVWKDLTGKDIALSFEESIGCDALCDFIVEVQRNLESNISLVAVKSNESGIGSVHEIITGPVSLPSSDPKQDEKTLMSALRILNENIAFEFLKNETVEFVLESNYIGVLINHFHKAEAEKLPRDLLLLGSLVKTLILYNQRDILEKMTDDENIVGIVGILEYDTDFPGSKANHRKCLEAYNPTIKEVIPIPNEELKDIVKKCFRLQFLKDVVLVRFLDDHNNSFILEIILDLQTCIIDFIKVGPFLDTLFALYDERAAEEVDETLIEKRRDGIRLLHQCVQTSKNLDMGDKENFYRTLIKKNLFKVLDYAFHKERESNLRILATDTIVTIIEYDILLISNVQRNDRSLHELDESNGGVVLDSMNDVAQGKTESFDVSLLLILSTILLTDKSPGMREQVSQALNTLLHPEGCCPGASPGDGHNGNMDLMPDSNYETHVGCNGSMMNGDGSYTDFRMTECFTEFYSRVAPILFKPLMGAKVQSVNDENLLIHLVKLVSFICTEHNRRMSREFILENQILESVSQLIEPCHSLQLRLTAVRCFKNIMCLDDEYYHRHMISNKLYGPIFSLLQENLNKDNLANSCVQDFCKIILVHCLATRMDVDGQQQASYRKSNFTLLNKHLFQDYGETIHRANHIRVFNELIEFYEEQSAFEDGKIDDKEDISMDSNGNGNSHVALDDENKAFKRLRSEPDILPDEQHESFVNNNVNFKKVIDKLNTVEPPSAMLGELMRK, via the coding sequence ATGTCGAGGGCCAATGGTCTCGATGGGGGTGTGAGCTCTCGAGGAGAGACTGTCGTCCGGGATACAGAACCGAGGAGAGTTAAAGCCTATGTGTTGGAGAATAACGAATGGAAGGACACCGGAACTGGATTTTGCATCGGTAAAGTGGACGGGGAAGATGGGGAAGGCGGCTCGAGGGGAGCGTTTTTGGTGGTTACGAATGAGGAGGCTTCGCGAGAGGTGCTGCTCCGGTCGCGGTTGGAGGGCAATATTGAATATCAGAGACAGGAAGAAACGTTGATTGTTTGGAAGGATCTGACGGGCAAGGACATAGCGTTGAGCTTCGAAGAGAGCATAGGATGTGATGCGCTATGCGATTTTATTGTAGAGGTGCAGCGGAACCTGGAGTCAAACATTTCGTTGGTGGCCGTTAAGTCCAACGAGAGTGGGATTGGCTCCGTGCATGAGATAATAACGGGTCCTGTGTCTTTGCCTTCCAGCGATCCCAAGCAGGATGAGAAGACGCTGATGAGTGCTTTGAGGATTCTTAACGAGAATATAGCGTTTGAgtttctgaaaaatgaGACCGTTGAGTTCGTGTTGGAGTCGAATTATATTGGCGTTTTGATAAACCATTTCCACAAAGCGGAAGCAGAGAAGCTTCCGAGAGATCTGCTTTTACTAGGTAGTTTGGTCAAGACGCTGATCCTGTACAATCAGAGAGATATACTGGAGAAAATGACGGACGATGAGAATATCGTAGGGATTGTCGGGATCCTAGAGTACGACACCGACTTTCCAGGCTCCAAGGCAAATCACAGGAAATGTTTGGAGGCCTATAACCCTACTATCAAGGAAGTAATACCGATCCCAAACGAGGAGCTGAAGGATATTGTCAAGAAGTGTTTTCGCTTacagtttttgaaagatgttgTCCTTGTACGGTTCTTGGATGACCACAATAATAGTTTCATTCTCGAGATTATCTTAGATCTGCAAACGTGCATCATCGATTTCATAAAAGTCGGGCCTTTCCTAGACACTTTATTCGCACTGTATGATGAGAGAGCCGCGGAAGAAGTCGACGAGACCCTTATTGAGAAACGTAGAGATGGCATAAGGTTGTTGCATCAGTGTGTTCAAACATCCAAAAACCTAGATATGGGAGATAAAGAGAATTTTTACCGCACTTTGATTAAAaagaatctcttcaagGTTCTGGACTATGCATTTCATAaggaaagagaaagcaatTTGAGGATTTTGGCCACCGACACAATCGTAACAATAATAGAATATGATATTCTTCTGATTTCCAATGTTCAACGCAATGATCGCTCGCTTCATGAGTTGGACGAGTCTAATGGAGGGGTTGTACTGGATAGCATGAATGATGTCGCTCAGGGGAAGACAGAAAGTTTTGATGTTTCGCTATTACTAATATTGTCGACAATTCTTCTGACAGACAAAAGCCCCGGCATGAGAGAACAAGTTAGTCAAGCTCTAAACACGCTACTACACCCTGAAGGCTGTTGCCCGGGAGCGAGCCCGGGAGACGGTCACAATGGGAACATGGATCTTATGCCAGATTCGAATTACGAAACGCATGTGGGCTGCAATGGCAGTATGATGAATGGTGACGGTAGCTATACAGATTTCCGTATGACTGAATGTTTCACAGAATTCTACAGTCGAGTGGCTCCGATTCTATTCAAGCCGCTAATGGGCGCTAAGGTACAGAGCGTGAACGATGAGAACCTACTTATTCATTTGGTAAAACTGGTATCTTTCATTTGTACCGAGCATAATCGCCGCATGTCCAGGGAGTTCATATTGGAGAATCAAATCTTAGAATCAGTGAGCCAATTAATCGAGCCTTGTCACTCATTACAGCTAAGGTTGACTGCAGTGAGGTGTTTCAAAAACATCATGTGCCTGGACGATGAGTACTACCACAGGCACATGATATCTAACAAGTTATACGGACCAATATTTTCGTTGCTCCAAGAAAATTTGAATAAAGATAACCTAGCGAACTCTTGTGTGCAAGATTTTTGCAAGATTATATTGGTGCACTGTTTAGCGACAAGAATGGATGTCGACGGACAACAACAAGCAAGCTATCGGAAATCAAATTTTACATTGTTGAATAAGCACCTCTTCCAAGACTATGGGGAAACTATACATCGTGCGAATCACATCCGTGTTTTCAATGAACTGATCGAATTTTACGAGGAGCAgtcagcatttgaagaCGGGAAAATAGATGACAAAGAAGACATTAGCATGGATAGTAATGGCAACGGGAACTCTCACGTAGCGTtagatgatgaaaataaGGCATTCAAAAGGCTTCGGTCGGAGCCTGATATTCTCCCTGATGAGCAGCACGAATCGTTTGTCAACAACAATGTGAATTTTAAGAAAGTTATTGATAAACTGAATACAGTTGAACCCCCATCGGCGATGCTGGGTGAACTAATGAGAAAATAG
- the NNR1 gene encoding NADHX epimerase (ancestral locus Anc_2.49) produces the protein MSLLKVVSSKLAAEIDQELMGPQVGFTLQQLMELAGLSVAQAVSREFPLDKAGVDKHIFVIAGPGNNGGDGLVCARHLKLFGYNPIVYYPKRSERNEFYKQLVNQLRFFKVPVLSQDAAGADWLEYLQPEKTLCIVDAIFGFSFKQPLREPFKGILQQLHELENKVPIVSVDVPSGWDVDEGPTTENCINPSVLVSLTVPKPCSNFLKEGSAHYVGGRFVPREFANKYGFDPFNYQSTDQILKL, from the coding sequence ATGTCGTTGCTCAAAGTTGTATCATCGAAGCTGGCAGCGGAGATTGACCAAGAATTGATGGGTCCGCAGGTTGGATTCACCCTGCAACAGCTGATGGAATTGGCAGGCCTCAGTGTCGCACAAGCAGTGTCCCGCGAGTTCCCCCTTGATAAAGCCGGCGTCGACAAGCACATATTCGTCATCGCCGGGCCCGGGAACAACGGCGGCGATGGCCTTGTCTGTGCCAGGCACTTGAAGCTGTTCGGTTACAACCCCATCGTGTACTACCCGAAGAGAAGCGAGAGGAACGAGTTTTACAAGCAGCTGGTTAACCAGCTgcgcttcttcaaagtgCCCGTGCTGTCGCAGGACGCCGCCGGCGCAGACTGGCTCGAGTACCTGCAACCAGAAAAGACTCTCTGCATAGTCGATGCCATCTTCGGCTTCAGTTTCAAACAGCCTCTGAGAGAGCCCTTCAAGGGCATTCTGCAGCAGTTGCACGAGCTGGAAAACAAGGTACCCATCGTCTCCGTCGACGTCCCCTCCGGCTGGGACGTCGACGAGGGCCCCACCACAGAAAACTGCATCAACCCTTCCGTGCTTGTGTCTCTGACGGTACCCAAACCGTGCAGCAATTTCCTCAAAGAGGGTAGCGCGCATTACGTAGGCGGGAGGTTTGTCCCTAGAGAGTTTGCCAATAAGTACGGTTTCGACCCCTTCAACTACCAGTCTACCGATCAGATACTCAAGTTGTAA
- the SPS19 gene encoding 2,4-dienoyl-CoA reductase (NADPH) (ancestral locus Anc_2.47), whose product MVNTLDASFVTEGCWKPGLFEGKVVIVTGGAGTICRVQTEAMVLLGCQAAIVGRNEESTVAAAEEISRLGSDGCVLPLYNIDVRDFKQMEEAVARTLARFGRIDFVIAGAAGNFICDFAHMSPNAFKTVVDIDLLGSFNTVKACFPQLVKNKGSILFVSATLHYYGVPFQSHVGAAKAGIDALSNALAVELGPLGIRSNCIAPGPIGGTEGFRRLVQKDLRDKAIESVPLQRLGTTRDIAESTVFLFSPASAFVTGTISVVDGGAWHVGTHFSHNMYPKQLVERMRSKL is encoded by the coding sequence ATGGTCAACACATTGGATGCTTCTTTCGTGACGGAGGGGTGCTGGAAACCCGGGCTGTTCGAGGGTAAGGTGGTTATTGTTACTGGTGGTGCTGGCACTATCTGCAGAGTCCAGACGGAGGCTATGGTTTTACTTGGTTGCCAAGCTGCAATTGTCGGAAGAAATGAGGAGAGCACAGTggcagctgctgaagagaTCTCGCGGTTGGGGAGTGATGGCTGCGTGCTGCCTCTCTACAATATAGATGTTCGTGACTTCAAGCAAATGGAGGAGGCTGTTGCGCGGACGCTGGCGAGATTTGGGCGTATCGACTTTGTCATTGCTGGAGCCGCTGGCAATTTTATTTGTGATTTTGCCCATATGTCGCCCAATGCCTTTAAAACGGTGGTAGACATCGATCTATTGGGCAGCTTTAATACCGTGAAAGCTTGTTTCCCACAATTGGTAAAGAATAAGGGCTCTATACTCTTTGTATCTGCTACGTTGCATTACTATGGGGTGCCCTTCCAATCGCATGTTGGCGCTGCCAAGGCTGGTATCGACGCGCTCTCAAATGCGCTGGCTGTAGAGCTTGGGCCACTGGGTATTCGGTCAAACTGTATTGCTCCTGGTCCAATAGGTGGCACAGAGGGATTTAGACGTCTGGTGCAGAAGGATCTTCGCGACAAAGCTATCGAGTCAGTACCCTTGCAAAGACTTGGAACGACACGAGACATCGCCGAGTCAACagtctttctcttctcccCGGCGTCTGCTTTTGTTACCGGTACCATTTCCGTTGTCGACGGCGGTGCCTGGCATGTAGGAACGCATTTCTCGCATAATATGTATCCTAAGCAGTTGGTGGAAAGAATGAGGTCCAAACTTTAG
- the RIO2 gene encoding protein kinase RIO2 (ancestral locus Anc_2.44) gives MKLDIGHMRYLTADDFKVLKAVEQGSKNHEVVPTSLIHQISGMRAISGTNRAIGDLAKVKLISRVRNAKYDGYKLTFNGFDYLAVKSMLNKDTVYSFGSTIGVGKESDIYQVSDKNGVAKVMKIHRLGRTSFRTVKNNRDYLKRSNQGTNWMHLSSLAANKEYQFMSLLHSKGFIVPEPFDSSRHMVLMERIDGFPMRNLRKHRNIPKLYSDLMLFILKLANSGLIHCDFNEFNIMIKNDVEDSTDCGFVVIDFPQCISIEHRDAEFYFQRDVECIRRFFRKKLKYDPKPDVAMLDESGFGDGYRYAYPEFGRDVCRCDNLDELVQASGFSKKHPGDRSLEEAVDSMRNHEYVSDEESYSSQGEDSDYYNSDDYEEDEEAETTDSEDDENERIIEALTTGVGNLKMDKLGNYILED, from the coding sequence ATGAAATTGGATATAGGCCATATGCGGTACCTTACCGCGGACGATTTTAAAGTGCTGAAGGCTGTGGAACAGGGCTCGAAAAACCACGAAGTGGTTCCCACGAGCCTGATTCATCAGATATCCGGCATGAGGGCGATCTCCGGGACCAATAGAGCCATTGGCGATCTTGCCAAGGTGAAGCTTATATCGAGGGTAAGGAACGCCAAGTACGACGGATACAAGCTGACTTTCAATGGATTCGACTATTTGGCTGTCAAATCGATGCTTAATAAAGACACGGTTTATTCATTTGGGAGCACCATCGGCGTCGGGAAGGAATCCGACATCTACCAAGTTAGCGATAAGAATGGTGTAGCTAAGGTCATGAAGATCCATAGACTGGGAAGAACTTCGTTCCGGACGGTCAAGAACAATAGAGATTACTTAAAGAGATCCAACCAGGGCACGAATTGGATGCACCTATCCTCGTTGGCAGCTAACAAGGAATACCAGTTCATGTCACTGTTACACTCAAAGGGCTTTATAGTACCTGAACCATTCGATAGTTCCCGTCACATGGTCCTGATGGAACGCATTGATGGCTTCCCAATGAGAAATCTGAGGAAGCATCGGAATATACCGAAACTTTACAGTGATCTCATGCTTTTCATCCTTAAGCTAGCTAATAGCGGATTGATTCATTGCGACTTCAATGAGTTCAATATCATGATCAAGAATGACGTCGAAGACTCAACCGACTGCGGTTTCGTGGTGATCGATTTTCCACAATGCATATCAATTGAGCACAGGGATGCAGAGTTTTACTTCCAGCGAGACGTCGAGTGTATCAGACGATTTttcaggaagaaattgaagtaCGATCCTAAACCTGATGTGGCAATGCTCGACGAAAGCGGATTCGGTGACGGATACAGATATGCATACCCGGAGTTCGGCAGAGACGTTTGCAGGTGCGATAATCTTGATGAGCTCGTGCAAGCTTCTGGATTCAGTAAGAAACATCCCGGTGATAGATCCctggaagaagctgttgacAGTATGCGGAACCATGAGTATGTCTCTGACGAGGAGAGTTACTCTAGCCAGGGAGAGGATTCTGACTATTATAACTCAGACGACtatgaagaggacgaggaggCAGAAACCACAGATTccgaggatgacgaaaatgaACGCATCATCGAAGCTCTCACCACCGGGGTTGGGAACTTGAAAATGGATAAATTAGGCAATTACATACTTGAGGATTGA